TTAACGTTGTTCAAAGATTTTTCAAACAAAGGAATTTGGTTGAGGACTTCATCTTGCTGCGTTGCAATAATCAGCGCATCTTCCGGATTTTCTATTTTCCACAATTGGGGAAGAATATTTTTTGGAAATTCAAAATCTGAAGTTCTATTGGCAATGTTCAACAAAGGACTGGTCAGTACAAGAATCGGTTTTATCGTATTTGCTTTCAACCTTTCTCTCAATTGATAGGCAAAGTTTGCCCCAGTTGAATCGCCCACCAAAACGATTTGATCTTCAGGTTCGGAATTCAACCATTTTTCCGCCGTATCTAAAAGCCCGGAAATGTCGGAATCATTATTCCACTCGACAAAATTATATTGGAATTG
This DNA window, taken from Kaistella carnis, encodes the following:
- a CDS encoding YqiA/YcfP family alpha/beta fold hydrolase, producing the protein MNNKKLLYIHGLGSDRNSRKFLHLKDYFKDQFQYNFVEWNNDSDISGLLDTAEKWLNSEPEDQIVLVGDSTGANFAYQLRERLKANTIKPILVLTSPLLNIANRTSDFEFPKNILPQLWKIENPEDALIIATQQDEVLNQIPLFEKSLNNVNLIAVDDSHRLLKFENYLADIENYIQSKS